The Euphorbia lathyris chromosome 8, ddEupLath1.1, whole genome shotgun sequence genome has a window encoding:
- the LOC136203438 gene encoding clathrin interactor EPSIN 1 translates to MDFMKVFDQTVREIKREVNLKVLKVPEIEQKVLDATDDAPWGPHGTTLAEIAQATKKFTECQMVMNVLWTRLGESGKDWRLVYKALTVIEYLVAHGSERAVDDIIEHTFQISSLSSFEYVEPSGKDVGLNVRKKAENIAALLNDKDKIQETRNKAAANRDKYVGLSSSGATFKSGSASFRDSGFQSSNRYDSFKDKDHYGEEKDSYRKSRKGATSDDGGNNLKNSSPRFRSKDQNNMSASASKLSSKINDPAKNKSVPSQRSSAPSSNYDDEFDDDFDPRGTSSSKTATAPANQIDLFGESLIGDLMDAPPSVSSGTSAGNGNSSEVDLFADAAFVSAPPPIEKGAVPKPQAHVDLFASGPTIPPAVPSPVDFFSTVDVDPVVQPDTKARPSDSTTDKIVDPFAAVPLNNFDGSDLFGAFSSSSNSASTEPTQSPANDGTLKNLNMNASDSKPQTKDALRVTSGIWADSISRGLIDLNISAPKKVSLVDVGVVGDLNVGQDEKEKGPSTSFYMGRAMGTGTGLGKPGFTSSSSQSPPTVSQALDDDFFSSLGGSQQYQFGSFKK, encoded by the exons ATGGATTTCATGAAGGTCTTCGACCAAACAGTCCGTGAAAT AAAGAGAGAGGTCAATCTCAAGGTTCTCAAGGTTCCCGAAATCGAACAGAAG GTCTTAGATGCAACTGATGATGCGCCATGGGGTCCTCATGGCACCACATTGGCGGAGATTGCTCAGGCAACTAAAAAGTT TACCGAATGTCAGATGGTTATGAATGTTCTATGGACAAGATTGGGCGAGTCAGGCAAGGATTGGCGACTTGTCTACAAg GCATTAACTGTTATAGAATATTTGGTAGCTCATGGATCTGAGCGTGCAGTTGATGACATAATTGAACATACATTCCAGATATCA TCACTCTCAAGTTTTGAATACGTTGAGCCAAGTGGAAAGGATGTGGGACTTAATGTGAGGAAGAAGGCAGAAAATATTGCAGCTCTCTTGAATGATAAGGATAAAATACAAGAAACCAGAAATAAAGCTGCTGCGAACCGTGATAA GTACGTTGGTCTTTCATCTTCTGGAGCAACTTTTAAGTCAGGTTCAGCCTCATTCCGTGATAGCGGCTTCCAGAGTAGCAATAGGTATGATAGTTTTAAAGACAAAGATCATTATGGAGAAGAGAAGGATAGCTATAGGAAGTCACGTAAAGGGGCTACAAGTGATGATGGGGGGAATAATTTGAAGAACAGTTCTCCACGCTTCCGCAG CAAGGATCAAAATAATATGTCAGCGAGTGCTTCAAAATTGTCATCAAAGATAAACGATCCTGCCAAAAACAAGTCAGTTCCTTCTCAACGCTCGAGTGCCCCATCAAGTAATTACGATGACGAATTTGATGATGATTTTGACCCTAGGGGAACTTCCAGCTCTA AGACAGCAACTGCACCCGCTAATCAAATTGATCTTTTTGGAGAGAGTTTGATTGGGGACCTCATGGATGCACCACCATCTGTGTCCTCAGGAACATCAGCTGGGAATGGGAACTCCTCAGAAGTTGATCTATTTGCTGACGCAGCATTTGTATCAGCACCACCCCCAATTGAAAAGGGAGCAGTTCCTAAGCCTCAG GCTCATGTTGATCTGTTTGCTTCTGGACCTACTATTCCTCCTGCAGTCCCTTCACCAGTTGATTTCTTTTCTACTGTTGATGTTGATCCTGTTGTGCAACCAGATACCAAGGCTCGACCTTCTGATTCAACAACTGATAAAATTGTTGATCCATTTGCGGCAGTGCCATTGAACAATTTTGATGGATCTGATCTTTTTGGCGCATTTTCTTCCAGTTCCAATTCAGCTTCAACAGAACCTACACAAAGTCCTGCAAATGATGGAACCCTTAAGAACTTGAACATGAATGCTTCAGACTCTAAGCCTCAAACAAAGGATGCACTCAGGGTGACGTCTGGAATATGGGCTGATTCAATCAGCCGTGGATTGATTGATCTTAATATATCTGCTC CTAAGAAGGTGTCGCTAGTAGATGTTGGTGTAGTGGGCGATCTGAATGTTGGACAAGACGAGAAGGAGAAGGGACCTTCAACGTCATTTTATATGGGAAGAGCCATGGGGACAGGCACTGGTCTTGGTAAACCTGGGTttacatcatcatcatcacaaTCTCCGCCAACAGTGTCTCAGGCACTAGATGATGACTTCTTCTCAAGCCTCGGCGGTAGCCAGCAATACCAATTTGGTAGTTTTAAGAAGtaa
- the LOC136203439 gene encoding uncharacterized protein codes for MASSSSSSSSHSMHIPLSSDSGGKPIVDQEAQLPKIPVHVVTESSQLPVEFLNPSPEKQLIIGFDCEGVDLCRHGTLCVMQIAFPDAIFLVDAIQGGDMLIKACKPALESSYITKVIHDCKRDSEALYFQFGIKLHNVFDTQIAYSLIEEQEGRTKLPDDYISFVALLADPRYCGVSYLEKEEVRVLLRQDPNFWTYRPLSELMIRAATDDVRFLLDIYHKMMMKLNQRSLWYLAVRSALYCRCFCINDNDFAEWPSIPPIPDTLTKDGIAPEEEILSVLDVPPGKMGCVIGRRGASILSIKESCNAEILIGGAKGPPNQVFVIGPVKQVRKAEAMLRGRMLDMF; via the exons ATGGCATcgtcttcttcgtcttcttcttctcattCGATGCACATTCCTCTCTCTTCAGACTCTG gTGGTAAGCCTATTGTAGATCAAGAAGCTCAATTACCAAAGATTCCTGTCCATGTTGTTACCGAGTCTTCTCAACTTCCTGTTGAATTCCTTAACCCTTCGCCTGAGAAGCAATTGATCATTGGCTTTGACTGTGAGGGTGTTGACTTATGCCGGCATGGAACTCTTTGTGTTATGCag ATTGCATTTCCAGATGCTATATTTTTGGTTGATGCGATTCAGGGTGGAGATATGCTAATAAAAGCTTGTAAGCCTGCACTCGAATCTAGTTACATCACAAAAGTTATTCATGATTGCAAGCGAGACAGTGAG GCATTATACTTTCAGTTTGGCATCAAGTTGCACAACGTCTTTGATACCCAA ATTGCTTATTCTCTGATAGAGGAGCAAGAAGGCCGGACAAAATTGCCAGATGACTATATATCTTTTGTTGCCCTCCTCGCAGACCCACGCTATTGTG GCGTATCGTATCTGGAGAAAGAAGAGGTACGCGTCCTCCTTCGGCAG GATCCTAATTTCTGGACATACAGACCATTATCAGAATTGATGATCCGAGCTGCTACGGATGATGTTCGTTTTCTGCTTGACATATATCATAAGATGATGATGAAACTAAACCAAAGATCGTTATGGTATCTAGCAGTTCGCAGTGCACTGTATTGTCGATGCTTCTGCATCAATGACAATGATTTTGCTGAGTGGCCATCTATTCCTCCTATTCCAG ATACCCTTACAAAGGACGGTATTGCTCCCGAGGAGGAAATCCTTTCAGTTCTTGATGTCCCTCCTGGAAAGATGGGATGTGTTATTGGAAGACGAGGAGCCTCCATTTTGTCAATAAAGGAATCTTGCAA TGCTGAAATTCTAATTGGAGGTGCAAAGGGTCCACCAAACCAG GTATTCGTAATTGGACCAGTGAAACAGGTGAGAAaagcagaggccatgttgagggGGAGGATGCTGGACATGTTTTAG
- the LOC136204147 gene encoding cytochrome P450 714A1-like has protein sequence MDLLYFVPCSFGVAILIYFIQEMFFKPFLLRKNLNHQGIKGPSPTLLYGNLGEMHQLQLQLQATKQHPFHHQIVSLDYTSVVFPYFHRWRLLYGPIYRYSTGRKEHLYITDAEMVKEMNQCKSLNLGKPPYVTQRFAPMFGNGIMRSNGHFWALQRKIVAPEFFMVKVKSMVGQMVEASESLIRDWKQCIERQGGFEAEITVDNDLKGLSANVIARACFGTSYFKGNHIFSKLRTLHKLLTQQPTPFGFSNFRKNYKEIRNLEREIDSLIWETVEERQRQSSIEKDLMQLILEEAVNNTNTNAGKLSPKQFIVDNCKSLYFAGHDTTAISASWCLMLLALHPQWQTRIRQEISLLSDHGSLDANSLSNLKTVSMVIQEALRLFPPAGFVVREALEDVEIGNIKIPKGVCTWTLISTLHRDPSIWGEDANEFKPQRFEDGLSKASKFPHSYIPFGLGTRLCVGRNFAMVELKIVISLIVSNFKLSLSPNYIHSPVFRMLVEPEFGLQLLIQKV, from the exons ATGGATCTCTTGTATTTTGTTCCATGCAGTTTTGGTGTTGCaattcttatttatttcattcagGAAATGTTCTTCAAGCCCTTTCTACTCAGGAAAAACCTCAATCATCAAGGTATAAAAGGCCCTTCTCCTACTTTATTATATGGAAATCTCGGTGAGATGCATCAACTTCAGCTCCAACTTCAGGCTACTAAACAACATCCTTTTCATCATCAGATTGTTTCTCTTGATTATACTTCTGTGGTTTTTCCTTACTTCCATCGCTGGAGATTATTATATG GTCCAATATACAGATATTCAACAGGAAGAAAAGAACATTTGTATATAACAGATGCAGAGATGGTGAAAGAAATGAATCAATGTAAAAGTCTGAATTTAGGGAAACCACCTTATGTTACTCAAAGATTTGCTCCTATGTTCGGCAATGGCATTATGAGGTCCAATGGTCACTTCTGGGCTCTTCAGAGGAAAATTGTTGCTCCTGAATTTTTTATGGTCAAGGTCAAG AGTATGGTAGGGCAAATGGTGGAAGCAAGCGAGTCATTGATTAGAGATTGGAAGCAATGCATAGAAAGGCAAGGAGGTTTTGAAGCAGAAATTACAGTTGATAATGATCTGAAAGGTCTTTCTGCAAATGTTATTGCTAGAGCTTGTTTTGGTACTTCTTATTTCAAAGGAAATCACATCTTTTCCAAGCTTAGAACTCTCCATAAACTCCTTACTCAGCAACCTACCCCTTTTGGCTTCTCTAATTTCAG GAAGAACTACAAGGAGATAAGGAATTTAGAAAGGGAGATAGATTCATTAATATGGGAGACAGTTGAAGAAAGGCAAAGGCAAAGTTCAATTGAGAAGGACTTAATGCAACTTATACTTGAAGAGGCAGTGAATAATACAAATACAAATGCAGGAAAGCTTTCACCAAAGCAATTCATAGTTGATAATTGCAAGAGCTTATACTTTGCAGGACATGACACAACTGCTATTTCTGCTTCTTGGTGTTTGATGCTTCTTGCTCTTCATCCTCAATGGCAAACTCGCATTCGACAAGAAATTTCTCTACTTTCAGATCATGGATCTCTAGATGCTAATTCCCTGTCCAACTTGAAGACG GTGAGTATGGTGATACAAGAGGCATTGAGGCTATTCCCACCAGCAGGATTTGTGGTAAGAGAAGCACTTGAAGATGTAGAAATAGGAAACATAAAAATTCCAAAAGGTGTATGCACTTGGACTTTGATTTCAACATTGCATAGAGATCCAAGTATATGGGGAGAAGATGCAAACGAGTTCAAACCACAAAGATTTGAAGATGGCTTATCTAAAGCTTCCAAATTTCCTCATTCCTATATCCCTTTTGGATTAGGGACTCGCCTTTGTGTTGGCAGAAACTTTGCAATGGTCGAACTTAAAATTGTTATCTCTCTTATTGTTTCTAACTTTAAATTATCTTTATCTCCTAATTACATTCATTCCCCTGTTTTTAGAATGCTTGTTGAACCTGAATTTGGTTTACAGCTTCTAATCCAAAAGGTTTAG